In Nocardioides sp. InS609-2, a single genomic region encodes these proteins:
- a CDS encoding putative quinol monooxygenase → MSELHVVATIPAKPEAVDALRVALRALVAASREEEGCLAYDLYESAATPGTFVTMERWTSQQALDVHMQSPHIAEALAAADGQLSGDIAIHPLVPMS, encoded by the coding sequence ATGAGCGAGCTGCACGTCGTTGCCACCATCCCCGCCAAGCCCGAGGCCGTCGATGCGCTCCGCGTCGCGCTGCGAGCTCTCGTCGCTGCCAGCCGCGAGGAGGAGGGCTGCCTGGCCTACGACCTGTACGAGTCGGCCGCGACACCCGGCACCTTCGTGACGATGGAGCGCTGGACCAGTCAGCAGGCGCTCGACGTCCATATGCAGTCGCCCCACATCGCCGAAGCCCTCGCGGCCGCAGACGGACAGCTCTCGGGTGACATCGCGATCCACCCGCTGGTGCCGATGAGCTGA